From the genome of Oncorhynchus clarkii lewisi isolate Uvic-CL-2024 chromosome 11, UVic_Ocla_1.0, whole genome shotgun sequence, one region includes:
- the LOC139420236 gene encoding alanine aminotransferase 2-like isoform X2, which produces MENRKENAAHCCSFSQNISWAISGTECELQKPNMTENGLGNRVLNMDTMNPNVKRVEYAVRGPIVQRALQIEKELKEGVEKPFTEVIKANIGDAHAMGQKPITFLRQVVALCVYPDLLEDDKFPEDAKSRARRILQACGGGSIGAYSASPGIEIIRQDVAKYIEKRDGGIPSDPDSIYLSTGASDAIVTMLKLLTSGEGKNRTGVMISIPQYPLYSAALAELAAVQISYYLDEDKCWSLDVNELRRAVKAAREHCNPRALCIINPGNPTGQVQSRQCIEDVIRFAAEEHLFLMADEVYQDNVYAEGCQFHSFKKVLFEMGPEYSSVVELVSFHSTSKCFMGECGFRGGYMEVVNMDPEVKLQLTKLVSVRLCPPIPGQALLDLVVNPPQPDEPSYATFIKERTANLDILAEKAKMTEQVLNTVPGIHCNPVQGAMYTFPRLSLPEKAINAAKEKGQAPDMFYCMKLLEETGICLVPGSGFGQRDGTYHFRMTILPATEKLKVVLEKIREFHKRFTEEFS; this is translated from the exons atggaaaacagaaaggaaaacgcTGCACACTGTTGCTCATtctcccag AATATTTCGTGGGCTATCAGCGGAACAGAGTGTGAGCTCcagaaaccaaacatgactgaaAATGGACTTGGGAACCGGGTGCTTAACATGGACACCATGAACCCGAATGTAAAGCGGGTTGAGTATGCTGTCCGTGGTCCAATCGTGCAACGCGCATTGCAGATTGAAAAGGAGCTCAAAGAG GGGGTTGAGAAGCCTTTTACAGAGGTCATCAAGGCCAACATTGGTGATGCGCATGCTATGGGCCAGAAACCAATCACATTTCTCCGACAG GTTGTAGCGCTCTGCGTCTACCCAGATCTCCTAGAAGACGACAAGTTTCCAGAGGATGCTAAAAGTAGAGCACGGCGCATCCTTCAGGCCTGTGGAGGGGGAAGTATAG GCGCATACAGTGCTAGTCCAGGCATTGAGATCATACGACAGGATGTGGCTAAATATATTGAGAAGCGGGACGGTGGCATCCCCAGTGACCCCGACAGCATCTACCTCTCCACCGGGGCCAGTGATGCCATAGTG accATGCTAAAGTTGTTGACGTCAGGCGAAGGGAAGAACCGTACAGGGGTGATGATCTCCATCCCTCAGTACCccctctactctgctgctctggCTGAGCTGGCGGCTGTCCAGATCAGCTACTATCTGGACGAGGACAAGTGCTGGAGCCTGGACGTCAATGAGCTGAGGAGGGCTGTGAAGGCAGCCAGGGAGCACTGTAACCCCCGCGCCCTCTGCATTATCAACCCTGGCAACCCCACAG GTCAGGTCCAGAGCAGGCAGTGCATTGAAGATGTGATCCGATTCGCTGCTGAGGAGCACCTTTTCCTGATGGCTGATGAG GTGTACCAGGATAATGTGTATGCGGAGGGTTGCCAGTTCCACTCCTTTAAGAAGGTTCTGTTTGAGATGGGACCAGAATACTCCAGTGTTGTGGAGCTGGTCTCTTTCCACTCCACCTCCAAATGCTTCATGGGAGA GTGTGGTTTCAGAGGAGGGTACATGGAGGTGGTTAACATGGACCCTGAGGTGAAGTTGCAGCTGACTAAGCTGGTGTCTGTGCGGCTGTGCCCCCCCATCCCTGGGCAGGCCCTACTGGACCTGGTGGTCAATCCCCCTCAGCCTGACGAGCCTTCCTATGCCACCTTCATCAAG GAGCGTACTGCCAACCTGGATATCCTGGCTGAGAAGGCCAAGATGACAGAGCAGGTCCTCAACACAGTCCCAGGGATCCACTGTAACCCTGTCCAGGGAGCCATGTACACCTTCCCCCGCCTCTCACTGCCAGAGAAAGCCATCAACGCAGCAAAG GAGAAAGGCCAGGCTCCAGACATGTTCTACTGTATGAAGCTGCTGGAGGAGACTGGTATATGCCTGGTTCCAGGTAGTGGCTTCGGGCAGAGAGATGGAACCTACCATTTCAG GATGACCATCTTACCTGCAACTGAAAAGCTGAAGGTTGTATTGGAAAAGATCAGGGAGTTTCATAAGCGGTTCACAGAGGAGTTCTCATAA
- the LOC139420236 gene encoding alanine aminotransferase 2-like isoform X1, whose protein sequence is MWPKSCLRNSQPVEDLELTKRRFGRAFWVVMNISWAISGTECELQKPNMTENGLGNRVLNMDTMNPNVKRVEYAVRGPIVQRALQIEKELKEGVEKPFTEVIKANIGDAHAMGQKPITFLRQVVALCVYPDLLEDDKFPEDAKSRARRILQACGGGSIGAYSASPGIEIIRQDVAKYIEKRDGGIPSDPDSIYLSTGASDAIVTMLKLLTSGEGKNRTGVMISIPQYPLYSAALAELAAVQISYYLDEDKCWSLDVNELRRAVKAAREHCNPRALCIINPGNPTGQVQSRQCIEDVIRFAAEEHLFLMADEVYQDNVYAEGCQFHSFKKVLFEMGPEYSSVVELVSFHSTSKCFMGECGFRGGYMEVVNMDPEVKLQLTKLVSVRLCPPIPGQALLDLVVNPPQPDEPSYATFIKERTANLDILAEKAKMTEQVLNTVPGIHCNPVQGAMYTFPRLSLPEKAINAAKEKGQAPDMFYCMKLLEETGICLVPGSGFGQRDGTYHFRMTILPATEKLKVVLEKIREFHKRFTEEFS, encoded by the exons ATGTGGCCGAAAAGTTGTTTGAGAAACTCACAGCCTGTTGAAGACCTGGAACTGACGAAACGACGGTTTGGGCGCGCGTTTTGGGTGGTTATG AATATTTCGTGGGCTATCAGCGGAACAGAGTGTGAGCTCcagaaaccaaacatgactgaaAATGGACTTGGGAACCGGGTGCTTAACATGGACACCATGAACCCGAATGTAAAGCGGGTTGAGTATGCTGTCCGTGGTCCAATCGTGCAACGCGCATTGCAGATTGAAAAGGAGCTCAAAGAG GGGGTTGAGAAGCCTTTTACAGAGGTCATCAAGGCCAACATTGGTGATGCGCATGCTATGGGCCAGAAACCAATCACATTTCTCCGACAG GTTGTAGCGCTCTGCGTCTACCCAGATCTCCTAGAAGACGACAAGTTTCCAGAGGATGCTAAAAGTAGAGCACGGCGCATCCTTCAGGCCTGTGGAGGGGGAAGTATAG GCGCATACAGTGCTAGTCCAGGCATTGAGATCATACGACAGGATGTGGCTAAATATATTGAGAAGCGGGACGGTGGCATCCCCAGTGACCCCGACAGCATCTACCTCTCCACCGGGGCCAGTGATGCCATAGTG accATGCTAAAGTTGTTGACGTCAGGCGAAGGGAAGAACCGTACAGGGGTGATGATCTCCATCCCTCAGTACCccctctactctgctgctctggCTGAGCTGGCGGCTGTCCAGATCAGCTACTATCTGGACGAGGACAAGTGCTGGAGCCTGGACGTCAATGAGCTGAGGAGGGCTGTGAAGGCAGCCAGGGAGCACTGTAACCCCCGCGCCCTCTGCATTATCAACCCTGGCAACCCCACAG GTCAGGTCCAGAGCAGGCAGTGCATTGAAGATGTGATCCGATTCGCTGCTGAGGAGCACCTTTTCCTGATGGCTGATGAG GTGTACCAGGATAATGTGTATGCGGAGGGTTGCCAGTTCCACTCCTTTAAGAAGGTTCTGTTTGAGATGGGACCAGAATACTCCAGTGTTGTGGAGCTGGTCTCTTTCCACTCCACCTCCAAATGCTTCATGGGAGA GTGTGGTTTCAGAGGAGGGTACATGGAGGTGGTTAACATGGACCCTGAGGTGAAGTTGCAGCTGACTAAGCTGGTGTCTGTGCGGCTGTGCCCCCCCATCCCTGGGCAGGCCCTACTGGACCTGGTGGTCAATCCCCCTCAGCCTGACGAGCCTTCCTATGCCACCTTCATCAAG GAGCGTACTGCCAACCTGGATATCCTGGCTGAGAAGGCCAAGATGACAGAGCAGGTCCTCAACACAGTCCCAGGGATCCACTGTAACCCTGTCCAGGGAGCCATGTACACCTTCCCCCGCCTCTCACTGCCAGAGAAAGCCATCAACGCAGCAAAG GAGAAAGGCCAGGCTCCAGACATGTTCTACTGTATGAAGCTGCTGGAGGAGACTGGTATATGCCTGGTTCCAGGTAGTGGCTTCGGGCAGAGAGATGGAACCTACCATTTCAG GATGACCATCTTACCTGCAACTGAAAAGCTGAAGGTTGTATTGGAAAAGATCAGGGAGTTTCATAAGCGGTTCACAGAGGAGTTCTCATAA
- the LOC139420236 gene encoding alanine aminotransferase 2-like isoform X3 yields the protein MTENGLGNRVLNMDTMNPNVKRVEYAVRGPIVQRALQIEKELKEGVEKPFTEVIKANIGDAHAMGQKPITFLRQVVALCVYPDLLEDDKFPEDAKSRARRILQACGGGSIGAYSASPGIEIIRQDVAKYIEKRDGGIPSDPDSIYLSTGASDAIVTMLKLLTSGEGKNRTGVMISIPQYPLYSAALAELAAVQISYYLDEDKCWSLDVNELRRAVKAAREHCNPRALCIINPGNPTGQVQSRQCIEDVIRFAAEEHLFLMADEVYQDNVYAEGCQFHSFKKVLFEMGPEYSSVVELVSFHSTSKCFMGECGFRGGYMEVVNMDPEVKLQLTKLVSVRLCPPIPGQALLDLVVNPPQPDEPSYATFIKERTANLDILAEKAKMTEQVLNTVPGIHCNPVQGAMYTFPRLSLPEKAINAAKEKGQAPDMFYCMKLLEETGICLVPGSGFGQRDGTYHFRMTILPATEKLKVVLEKIREFHKRFTEEFS from the exons atgactgaaAATGGACTTGGGAACCGGGTGCTTAACATGGACACCATGAACCCGAATGTAAAGCGGGTTGAGTATGCTGTCCGTGGTCCAATCGTGCAACGCGCATTGCAGATTGAAAAGGAGCTCAAAGAG GGGGTTGAGAAGCCTTTTACAGAGGTCATCAAGGCCAACATTGGTGATGCGCATGCTATGGGCCAGAAACCAATCACATTTCTCCGACAG GTTGTAGCGCTCTGCGTCTACCCAGATCTCCTAGAAGACGACAAGTTTCCAGAGGATGCTAAAAGTAGAGCACGGCGCATCCTTCAGGCCTGTGGAGGGGGAAGTATAG GCGCATACAGTGCTAGTCCAGGCATTGAGATCATACGACAGGATGTGGCTAAATATATTGAGAAGCGGGACGGTGGCATCCCCAGTGACCCCGACAGCATCTACCTCTCCACCGGGGCCAGTGATGCCATAGTG accATGCTAAAGTTGTTGACGTCAGGCGAAGGGAAGAACCGTACAGGGGTGATGATCTCCATCCCTCAGTACCccctctactctgctgctctggCTGAGCTGGCGGCTGTCCAGATCAGCTACTATCTGGACGAGGACAAGTGCTGGAGCCTGGACGTCAATGAGCTGAGGAGGGCTGTGAAGGCAGCCAGGGAGCACTGTAACCCCCGCGCCCTCTGCATTATCAACCCTGGCAACCCCACAG GTCAGGTCCAGAGCAGGCAGTGCATTGAAGATGTGATCCGATTCGCTGCTGAGGAGCACCTTTTCCTGATGGCTGATGAG GTGTACCAGGATAATGTGTATGCGGAGGGTTGCCAGTTCCACTCCTTTAAGAAGGTTCTGTTTGAGATGGGACCAGAATACTCCAGTGTTGTGGAGCTGGTCTCTTTCCACTCCACCTCCAAATGCTTCATGGGAGA GTGTGGTTTCAGAGGAGGGTACATGGAGGTGGTTAACATGGACCCTGAGGTGAAGTTGCAGCTGACTAAGCTGGTGTCTGTGCGGCTGTGCCCCCCCATCCCTGGGCAGGCCCTACTGGACCTGGTGGTCAATCCCCCTCAGCCTGACGAGCCTTCCTATGCCACCTTCATCAAG GAGCGTACTGCCAACCTGGATATCCTGGCTGAGAAGGCCAAGATGACAGAGCAGGTCCTCAACACAGTCCCAGGGATCCACTGTAACCCTGTCCAGGGAGCCATGTACACCTTCCCCCGCCTCTCACTGCCAGAGAAAGCCATCAACGCAGCAAAG GAGAAAGGCCAGGCTCCAGACATGTTCTACTGTATGAAGCTGCTGGAGGAGACTGGTATATGCCTGGTTCCAGGTAGTGGCTTCGGGCAGAGAGATGGAACCTACCATTTCAG GATGACCATCTTACCTGCAACTGAAAAGCTGAAGGTTGTATTGGAAAAGATCAGGGAGTTTCATAAGCGGTTCACAGAGGAGTTCTCATAA